One Phycisphaeraceae bacterium DNA window includes the following coding sequences:
- a CDS encoding UbiA family prenyltransferase has product MIQAWLELARLTNAPTVVTNALLGAAVAMAWCASIDAAPVAGRDIAILVAALVSTYTAGMIMNDWFDLAIDRVERPGRPLPSGRISSTAALNVAIILMGLGMILPCAVAPRMLVWVLLLGSAVVAYNRLHAWAFLAIPLLALCRMLAVTIPALALTPADQPPWPLLGCFIIPLGVFIALVTLIARREVGAPGARRWLGVLLPIAALAPLASIASGLLPRLTEGRLLGLGFITGALIAWLIRAQLFATPLPRRMVAPLLPGRLKPGGVRMPRAVMAWIGAIALMDAMGLLLLGEPGLAVAAIGLFFLTTVGHARIAGS; this is encoded by the coding sequence GTGATTCAAGCATGGCTTGAACTCGCCCGGTTGACGAACGCGCCGACGGTCGTCACCAACGCACTGCTTGGAGCTGCCGTCGCGATGGCATGGTGCGCGTCGATCGATGCAGCGCCCGTCGCAGGCAGAGACATCGCGATCCTCGTGGCGGCCCTCGTCTCGACTTACACGGCGGGGATGATCATGAACGACTGGTTCGATCTCGCCATCGATCGAGTGGAGAGGCCGGGGCGACCACTGCCGTCGGGCCGCATCTCGAGCACCGCGGCGCTCAATGTGGCGATCATCCTGATGGGCCTCGGCATGATCCTCCCCTGTGCTGTGGCGCCGCGCATGTTGGTGTGGGTGCTGCTGCTTGGCTCTGCTGTGGTTGCCTACAACCGGCTTCATGCGTGGGCCTTCCTCGCCATTCCGCTGCTCGCCCTCTGCCGCATGCTTGCGGTGACCATCCCTGCGCTCGCCCTGACACCGGCCGATCAACCGCCGTGGCCTCTGCTCGGTTGTTTCATCATTCCGCTGGGAGTCTTCATCGCGCTCGTGACGCTGATCGCGCGGCGCGAAGTCGGCGCACCCGGCGCCAGGCGTTGGCTCGGCGTGCTGCTGCCGATCGCGGCACTCGCGCCCCTCGCCTCGATCGCCAGCGGTCTCCTGCCGCGCCTCACTGAAGGTCGGCTCCTCGGACTTGGGTTCATCACCGGCGCGCTCATCGCGTGGCTGATCCGGGCGCAGCTCTTTGCCACACCGCTGCCGCGTCGGATGGTGGCGCCGCTTCTGCCGGGTCGCTTGAAACCGGGCGGCGTTCGAATGCCGCGGGCGGTCATGGCGTGGATCGGCGCGATCGCGCTGATGGATGCGATGGGGCTCCTGCTCCTTGGCGAACCGGGCCTCGCCGTTGCCGCCATCGGCCTCTTCTTTCTGACCACGGTGGGCCACGCTCGAATCGCCGGCTCCTGA
- a CDS encoding PD40 domain-containing protein: protein MNQVQSNPLSRTLFVAAALAATSASTATSLAASDKPLIPRAVIFGNPERASPSLSPDGTQVAFLAPYEGVLNVWVTPLDVSTVGPDGLLAAAQPRPVTKSTDRPIGRFSWAQNGEQILYLKDRGGNENYQVFAVDLATGEERNLTPGENTLAQILDTDKKFPDEILVMSNARDPRMLDAHRVNTRTGESTMIFENTAGWIGVVPDPEWNIRARVKMEPDGSTTTELRDSADGPWYTFLKVPFEDAQTT from the coding sequence ATGAACCAAGTTCAGTCGAACCCACTCTCCCGCACACTGTTCGTCGCGGCTGCGCTCGCCGCGACCTCGGCCTCGACCGCGACTTCTCTTGCCGCGTCGGACAAGCCCTTGATCCCGCGCGCCGTCATCTTCGGGAACCCGGAGCGCGCTTCGCCGAGCCTCTCCCCGGATGGCACCCAGGTCGCGTTCCTCGCTCCATACGAGGGTGTGCTGAATGTCTGGGTGACGCCGCTCGATGTGAGCACTGTCGGACCGGATGGTCTCCTTGCCGCCGCACAGCCGCGGCCCGTGACCAAGTCGACGGATCGTCCCATCGGCCGATTCAGTTGGGCCCAGAACGGCGAGCAGATCCTCTACCTGAAGGATCGTGGCGGCAATGAGAACTACCAGGTCTTCGCCGTCGACCTCGCCACCGGCGAGGAGCGCAACCTCACACCAGGAGAGAACACCCTCGCTCAGATCCTCGACACGGACAAGAAGTTCCCCGACGAGATCCTTGTCATGAGCAATGCGCGTGACCCGAGGATGCTCGATGCCCATCGGGTGAATACGCGCACCGGCGAGTCGACGATGATCTTCGAGAACACTGCCGGATGGATCGGCGTAGTTCCCGACCCAGAGTGGAACATCCGCGCCCGTGTGAAGATGGAGCCCGATGGCTCCACCACGACGGAGCTCCGCGATTCGGCGGACGGACCTTGGTACACCTTCCTGAAGGTGCCTTTCGAAGACGCGCAGACGACCTAG
- a CDS encoding S9 family peptidase, with translation MIDSRNRNTAALFRVTPSPDDGKQELIYANDKADVSGAMVNPDSRDVEAVESEYLRSEWTILSDAIRRDFEALAKLDRGDFEVTSRSRDDSKWVVIYRSDLSPARWWLWDRKAGKGVYLGAARPALASKPLQPMLTVEIPARDGLTLPSYLTLPSPDAKNAPMVLMVHGGPWARDSWGYNPYHQWLANRGYAVLGVNFRGSTGFGKDFLNAGNREWFAKMQDDLNDAVEWAIKKGYADPNRVAIMGGSYGGYATLAGLTRDPELFACGVDIVGPSHIRTLLQSIPPYWEPLIAMFETRVGALSEPDFLDTISPLTHVERIQRPLLIGQGANDPRVKVHESDQIVEAMKRHQLPVTYVVFPDEGHGFARPDNNMAFNAITEAFLAKHIGGRAEPVGDDVKKSTAQVRELGGLNLPNVPVWTPSASP, from the coding sequence ATGATCGATTCGCGCAATCGGAACACTGCGGCACTTTTCCGGGTGACCCCGTCGCCCGATGACGGGAAGCAGGAACTCATCTACGCCAACGACAAGGCTGATGTCAGCGGTGCCATGGTGAACCCCGACTCGCGCGATGTTGAAGCCGTGGAGAGCGAGTACCTCCGAAGCGAGTGGACCATTCTCTCGGACGCCATTCGCAGGGACTTCGAGGCGCTGGCGAAGCTCGATCGCGGCGACTTCGAGGTCACAAGCCGCAGCCGCGATGACAGCAAGTGGGTGGTCATCTACCGCAGCGATCTCTCGCCCGCGCGGTGGTGGCTGTGGGATCGCAAGGCTGGCAAGGGCGTCTACCTCGGCGCCGCGCGGCCGGCGCTGGCGAGCAAGCCCCTGCAGCCGATGCTGACGGTCGAGATCCCTGCACGCGACGGGCTGACGCTGCCGTCGTATCTCACGCTGCCGAGCCCCGATGCGAAGAACGCACCGATGGTGCTGATGGTGCACGGTGGTCCATGGGCGCGGGACAGTTGGGGCTACAACCCCTATCACCAGTGGCTCGCCAATCGCGGCTACGCCGTCCTCGGCGTCAACTTCCGAGGGTCAACCGGCTTCGGCAAGGACTTCCTGAACGCGGGCAACCGAGAGTGGTTCGCCAAGATGCAGGATGACCTCAACGACGCAGTCGAGTGGGCGATCAAGAAGGGCTACGCCGATCCGAATAGGGTGGCCATCATGGGTGGCAGCTATGGCGGCTACGCGACTTTGGCGGGCTTGACTCGTGATCCGGAGCTCTTCGCCTGCGGTGTTGACATCGTGGGTCCGAGCCACATCAGGACGCTGCTTCAGAGCATTCCACCGTACTGGGAGCCGCTCATCGCGATGTTCGAGACTCGCGTCGGAGCACTCTCGGAGCCGGATTTCCTCGACACGATTTCACCGCTCACGCATGTCGAGCGCATTCAGCGCCCGCTGCTGATCGGTCAGGGCGCCAATGACCCTCGCGTGAAGGTGCACGAGAGCGACCAGATCGTTGAGGCGATGAAGCGCCACCAGCTTCCTGTGACCTATGTTGTCTTCCCCGATGAAGGTCACGGATTCGCTCGCCCCGACAACAACATGGCCTTCAATGCGATCACCGAGGCGTTCCTCGCCAAGCACATCGGCGGCCGCGCGGAGCCTGTCGGCGACGATGTGAAGAAGAGCACCGCGCAGGTGCGTGAACTCGGCGGCCTGAATCTGCCCAATGTGCCCGTGTGGACGCCTTCGGCCTCACCGTGA
- a CDS encoding redoxin family protein — MKKMFAIAALASLLLTAGASAQALKVGSKAPTLSANRWVKGEPVRRFEPGTVYLVEFWATWCGPCIKEIPHLTRLQKEYGDRLVVIGVAGSERKSAGGKDDRFEKLKTFVDGKGKDMDYRVVFDPGEGSYNHWMLASGRRGIPSSFLVDHEGKIAYIGHPASIDEPLAAVMKKAPIKKPDAKKDGTKDGAKDSKSDPKGDPKKDGSKDGAKDSKSDPKGDPKKDGSKDGSKDGAKDGKGA, encoded by the coding sequence ATGAAGAAGATGTTCGCGATCGCTGCACTCGCTTCCCTGCTGCTCACCGCCGGTGCGAGTGCCCAAGCGCTGAAAGTGGGCTCCAAGGCACCGACACTCAGCGCCAACCGATGGGTCAAGGGCGAGCCGGTGCGCCGCTTCGAGCCCGGCACCGTGTACCTCGTCGAGTTCTGGGCTACCTGGTGCGGCCCTTGCATCAAGGAGATTCCCCACCTGACCAGGCTCCAGAAGGAGTATGGCGATCGTCTGGTCGTCATCGGTGTCGCCGGCAGCGAGCGGAAGTCCGCCGGTGGCAAGGATGATCGCTTCGAGAAGCTGAAGACCTTCGTCGACGGCAAGGGCAAGGACATGGACTACCGGGTTGTCTTTGATCCGGGCGAGGGTTCATACAACCACTGGATGCTCGCGTCGGGTCGTCGCGGCATTCCATCCAGCTTTCTGGTCGATCACGAAGGCAAGATCGCTTACATCGGTCACCCGGCTTCGATCGACGAGCCGCTCGCAGCCGTCATGAAGAAGGCGCCCATCAAGAAGCCCGACGCCAAGAAGGACGGCACCAAGGATGGCGCGAAGGACTCCAAGAGCGATCCGAAGGGCGATCCCAAGAAGGATGGCTCAAAGGACGGCGCGAAGGACTCCAAGAGCGACCCGAAGGGCGATCCCAAGAAGGATGGCTCAAAGGACGGCTCCAAGGACGGCGCGAAGGACGGCAAAGGCGCCTGA
- the dusB gene encoding tRNA dihydrouridine synthase DusB — protein sequence MGSTELGSWVKSLSVQVAEEHFYRPSGLQDEAILARTLDLGYLGRHNADAVLRIGPLQLETPLLLAPIAGHCDLAFRVLCRELGGVGLASTDLLNSRAILRGTPKSVALAATNEFDDPCGMQLYGNWEDPLAEAACWAVDHGAKLIDINMGCPVDKVAKKNGGSLLLCDPGSTVRLAERIVLAVERHSRGQVPVTAKVRLGWDPEHFVAPALARALEGVGIAAITVHGRYTVQLFSGRADWDRIAEVAAAVDRIPVIGNGDITEPAQAAEALMKFGCSGVMIGRGALRTPWIFHRSWSLIRHGTLPAEPSLEAKCEVILRHIELLESYQDSRTAVETMRKRISWYGKTMGHIKPLKEAVRTAHDLETMRGSVKSYILNRRCPVRGPADSANAGRGGMDQ from the coding sequence GTGGGTTCGACTGAACTTGGTTCATGGGTCAAGTCACTTTCTGTGCAGGTTGCGGAAGAGCATTTTTACAGGCCCAGCGGCCTTCAGGACGAGGCGATCCTCGCCCGGACACTCGACCTTGGGTATCTCGGCCGCCACAATGCAGACGCCGTGCTCAGAATCGGCCCGCTCCAACTCGAGACGCCCCTGCTCCTCGCTCCCATCGCGGGCCACTGTGACCTCGCCTTCAGGGTGCTCTGCCGTGAGCTGGGGGGCGTCGGATTGGCCAGCACCGACCTTCTCAACTCCCGGGCGATTCTCCGGGGGACACCCAAGAGCGTAGCCCTGGCCGCCACGAACGAGTTCGATGACCCCTGCGGAATGCAGCTTTACGGCAACTGGGAGGACCCGCTTGCAGAGGCCGCATGCTGGGCTGTCGATCATGGCGCGAAGCTGATCGACATCAACATGGGGTGCCCCGTCGACAAGGTGGCGAAGAAGAACGGCGGCTCTCTTCTGCTCTGCGACCCTGGGTCAACCGTGCGCCTGGCCGAACGGATCGTGCTGGCGGTCGAGCGGCACTCTCGCGGCCAGGTTCCTGTGACGGCCAAGGTCAGACTCGGGTGGGATCCAGAGCACTTTGTGGCCCCTGCGCTGGCACGGGCCCTCGAAGGCGTAGGCATCGCCGCGATTACCGTGCACGGGCGCTACACCGTCCAGCTCTTCAGCGGCAGAGCAGACTGGGATCGGATCGCCGAGGTTGCCGCCGCCGTCGACCGAATCCCGGTCATCGGCAACGGAGACATCACCGAGCCTGCCCAAGCCGCCGAGGCACTGATGAAGTTCGGCTGCTCGGGGGTCATGATCGGCCGTGGCGCCTTGAGAACGCCTTGGATCTTCCACCGGAGCTGGTCGCTCATTCGTCACGGGACACTTCCCGCCGAGCCGAGCCTGGAAGCTAAGTGCGAGGTAATCCTTCGACACATCGAGCTTCTTGAGAGTTATCAGGACTCTAGGACAGCCGTTGAGACCATGCGGAAGAGGATTTCCTGGTATGGCAAGACCATGGGTCACATCAAGCCGCTCAAGGAAGCGGTCAGGACCGCCCATGATCTTGAGACCATGCGGGGCTCCGTTAAGTCCTATATCCTGAACAGACGATGCCCCGTCCGCGGGCCCGCTGACAGCGCCAATGCGGGTCGTGGTGGAATGGACCAGTAA
- a CDS encoding gamma-glutamyl-gamma-aminobutyrate hydrolase family protein, whose translation MSKDLRPIIGISANVRIEGAHTLYTLRREYVRMTVEAGGAPIILPHEPELAGLALRCCNGVIISGGDDIDMRPFGEEVHPRAELAPPLRQHGELALLRALDHAPEVPLLGICMGMQLMGVKAGCRFIQHLDDELQGAERHRDGHLHPVSGALGSGLVASFHHQALGDPGPFEVIGRSDDGVIEAIRDPRRPFAIGVQWHPERTADETLGIGLFRNLVDAAKRHADRLSVEPLPFISEPLP comes from the coding sequence ATGAGCAAGGACCTGCGGCCCATCATCGGAATCTCCGCCAATGTCAGGATCGAGGGAGCTCACACCCTCTACACGCTTCGGCGCGAGTATGTTCGCATGACGGTCGAGGCGGGCGGCGCTCCGATCATTCTGCCCCACGAACCGGAGTTGGCCGGGCTGGCGCTCCGCTGCTGCAACGGAGTCATCATCAGCGGCGGCGATGACATCGACATGCGACCCTTCGGCGAAGAGGTGCATCCTCGCGCGGAACTCGCCCCGCCACTCAGGCAGCATGGAGAACTCGCACTCCTTCGCGCTCTCGACCACGCTCCAGAGGTTCCGCTGCTGGGGATCTGCATGGGGATGCAGCTCATGGGCGTGAAGGCGGGATGCCGCTTCATCCAGCACCTTGATGATGAGTTGCAAGGCGCTGAGCGCCATCGGGACGGCCACCTTCATCCCGTGAGCGGCGCGCTCGGCAGTGGGTTGGTCGCCAGCTTCCATCACCAGGCGCTGGGCGATCCGGGCCCTTTCGAAGTGATCGGACGCTCCGATGACGGGGTCATCGAGGCCATTCGGGACCCTCGTCGTCCCTTCGCCATCGGCGTGCAATGGCATCCCGAGCGAACGGCCGATGAGACACTGGGCATCGGCCTCTTTCGCAATCTGGTGGATGCCGCCAAGCGCCACGCCGATAGACTTTCCGTCGAACCGTTGCCATTCATCTCGGAGCCCCTGCCATGA
- a CDS encoding alkaline phosphatase family protein, whose product MARSTAVLLVAGLSPNLLGDQTPRLRQFARQMGGVRTLVPDVPAVTCTVQSSMLTGLPPGGPGGHGIVANGWYDRESAEVRFWKQSNRLVHGERVWDAARARDASVTTANLFWWFDMYSSAEFAVTPRPMYPADGRKVPDIWTHPPELRESLQRRFGRFPLFHFWGPRADIRSTEWIVGATVQVTTHHRPGLTLVYLPHLDYVLQRDGPGSLAAARELREIDRQVGILLDHFAQTATRVMIVSEYGIEPVSKAIELNRILRHAGTLQLREELGREHLDAGASDAFAVVDHQVAHVYLRDPGDAALHQRVAELLRRTDGVDEVLDREAQRERLLDHPRSGDFLCIAAPGAWFAYGWWEDPAKAPDYARTVDIHRKPGYDPCELFIDPKLTLPGLRVAWTLAKRRLGLRSLLEVIPLDPSLVRGSHGRDRVAPGFEPLLIADNRFGPQEARIGCREVKSVILEHLFA is encoded by the coding sequence ATGGCGCGCTCCACCGCCGTTCTCCTGGTTGCCGGGCTCTCGCCGAATCTCCTCGGCGATCAGACCCCTCGGCTCCGCCAGTTCGCACGACAGATGGGTGGCGTGCGCACGCTCGTTCCCGATGTGCCCGCCGTCACCTGCACGGTGCAGAGCAGCATGTTGACCGGACTCCCTCCGGGAGGGCCGGGCGGTCATGGGATCGTCGCGAATGGTTGGTATGACCGCGAGAGCGCCGAGGTGCGCTTCTGGAAGCAGTCAAATCGACTGGTGCACGGGGAGCGCGTCTGGGATGCGGCGCGCGCGCGCGACGCTTCGGTGACCACGGCCAATCTCTTCTGGTGGTTCGACATGTACTCAAGTGCGGAGTTCGCGGTCACTCCACGCCCGATGTACCCCGCCGACGGCCGGAAAGTTCCCGACATCTGGACTCACCCGCCGGAGCTGCGCGAGTCGCTTCAGCGGCGCTTCGGGCGCTTCCCGCTCTTTCACTTCTGGGGGCCCCGCGCGGACATCCGGTCGACGGAGTGGATTGTCGGTGCGACGGTCCAGGTCACCACCCACCATCGACCCGGCCTGACGCTCGTCTATCTGCCGCACCTCGACTATGTGCTCCAGCGCGACGGACCGGGAAGCCTTGCCGCCGCGCGCGAGCTGCGCGAAATCGACCGGCAGGTCGGCATTCTGCTCGATCACTTCGCGCAGACGGCCACTCGCGTCATGATCGTGAGTGAGTACGGCATCGAGCCCGTTTCGAAGGCGATCGAACTCAATCGAATCTTGCGCCATGCCGGCACGCTGCAACTGCGCGAGGAGCTTGGTCGCGAGCACCTCGATGCCGGCGCCAGCGACGCCTTCGCGGTTGTCGATCACCAGGTGGCGCATGTCTATCTTCGCGATCCGGGAGACGCCGCGTTGCACCAGCGCGTCGCCGAACTCCTTCGACGCACCGATGGTGTCGACGAAGTGCTCGACCGCGAGGCCCAGCGCGAGCGACTCCTCGACCACCCGCGTTCGGGCGACTTTCTCTGCATTGCCGCGCCCGGCGCATGGTTTGCCTACGGCTGGTGGGAGGACCCGGCGAAGGCGCCGGACTACGCGCGCACCGTGGACATTCATCGCAAGCCCGGCTACGACCCGTGCGAGCTCTTCATCGATCCGAAGCTCACGCTGCCGGGGTTGCGCGTCGCGTGGACGCTCGCCAAGCGGCGCCTCGGCCTGCGCTCACTGCTCGAAGTGATCCCGCTCGACCCGTCGCTCGTTCGCGGAAGCCATGGACGCGATCGAGTCGCCCCGGGCTTCGAGCCCCTCTTGATCGCTGACAATCGCTTCGGGCCGCAGGAAGCGCGGATCGGATGCCGGGAGGTCAAGTCGGTCATCCTCGAGCACCTCTTCGCATAG
- the atpC gene encoding ATP synthase F1 subunit epsilon has translation MADRLRCMVVTPTESLFDEAADYVNLPAWDGQLGVMSGTTPFLTRLGVGVLTVTNGSNRRQFAIGGGFAQMQGGTVTLLADGATAAEAIDRPKVEAELAAIDSQLTDGSVRTSRQREQLDRARNLAFTKLTLARR, from the coding sequence ATGGCCGACCGACTTCGATGCATGGTGGTCACGCCGACCGAGTCGCTCTTCGATGAGGCGGCGGACTATGTGAACCTTCCCGCTTGGGATGGCCAGTTGGGTGTCATGTCCGGCACCACACCGTTCCTGACGCGCCTCGGGGTTGGAGTTCTGACGGTGACCAACGGCTCCAATCGAAGGCAGTTCGCCATCGGTGGCGGCTTCGCACAGATGCAGGGGGGCACGGTGACGCTGCTGGCCGATGGAGCGACCGCTGCCGAGGCCATCGACCGACCGAAGGTCGAGGCGGAGCTTGCGGCGATCGATTCACAGCTCACCGACGGGTCTGTGCGCACCTCGCGTCAGCGGGAGCAACTTGACCGAGCCCGCAATCTTGCATTCACGAAGTTGACGCTCGCGCGTCGATAG
- the scpB gene encoding SMC-Scp complex subunit ScpB produces MEVGEAAEPAVAVAAPGDVIAEDETITGDADMPPNAQDAVSGGHPDQPDEAASPPRTRGRKASGSAERSTPELSTPEEPCAELPLTQRVEAILLCSDRPLPDAKIASILGLAASVQGAGRSSDAARMVHAAIEELNASYESTGRCFRIEAVAGGRQILTRPALGPLMVRIRSARADGRLSPAALETLAIIAYRQPILRADIESVRGVACGEVLRTLMERRMVRIVGRAEELGRPMLYGTTREFLRVFGLARIDELPKPGELAG; encoded by the coding sequence ATGGAAGTCGGAGAGGCCGCGGAACCCGCGGTCGCGGTCGCTGCGCCTGGTGATGTCATCGCGGAGGACGAGACCATCACCGGTGACGCGGATATGCCTCCGAACGCTCAGGATGCAGTGAGTGGCGGCCACCCCGACCAGCCGGATGAGGCCGCGTCACCTCCTCGAACGCGTGGGCGAAAGGCGAGCGGAAGCGCCGAGCGATCAACCCCCGAGTTGTCCACGCCTGAAGAGCCCTGTGCTGAGCTGCCCCTCACGCAGCGCGTTGAGGCGATCCTCCTCTGCTCCGATCGCCCACTGCCCGATGCGAAGATTGCGTCGATTCTGGGCCTGGCCGCCTCGGTCCAGGGCGCAGGGCGTTCGAGTGATGCCGCCAGAATGGTGCACGCGGCCATCGAGGAACTCAATGCCAGCTACGAGTCGACTGGCCGGTGTTTCCGCATCGAGGCGGTGGCTGGCGGACGACAGATCCTCACGCGGCCGGCGCTCGGCCCATTGATGGTGCGGATCCGCTCCGCCCGTGCCGATGGGCGCCTCTCGCCAGCAGCACTCGAGACCCTCGCGATCATTGCCTATCGGCAGCCCATTCTCCGGGCAGATATTGAGAGCGTTCGGGGTGTCGCCTGCGGCGAGGTGCTCCGAACCCTTATGGAGCGGCGCATGGTGCGAATCGTGGGTCGAGCCGAGGAGCTCGGCCGTCCCATGCTCTACGGCACCACCCGCGAGTTCCTGCGGGTCTTCGGCTTGGCCCGAATCGACGAGCTTCCGAAGCCGGGCGAACTCGCTGGTTGA
- the eboE gene encoding metabolite traffic protein EboE — MTDTVAIGYSTNVHPGRTLDEAIAEVLRTAPRVRQRLVAAGALARTSPLELGLWLSALAARSLLDSPDALPRLADQFAEHGLRVRSLNGFPYGHFHAERVKHAVYHPSWADGARLLYTQDLAEILATLHALDRSAGRSVVDHASISTLPIGWRADIEKSKHGAALGMAATHLEQLVRFLATVEERHGIRVHVDLEPEPGCWLDRAAQVADFFQLLRMRPNDPDPRRYLGVCHDTCHAAVMFETQDEVITTLGASRIAVGRVQLSSALEARSASEIEALTRIVEPRYLHQTAWRDESQRLHFFEDLPPAVEALRAEGSVAQHGTDSRAIRCHLHVPLAVDQVDGIGTTRSEVEAFFRAWPADVALPPLEVETYTWSVLPESIRRTPLDEGIAAEILWATDAMRRCRPLAAPAGPTSAPLDPTAGRRAR; from the coding sequence GTGACCGACACGGTCGCCATCGGATATTCGACCAATGTGCATCCGGGCCGGACGCTCGACGAGGCGATCGCCGAGGTCCTGCGCACGGCACCGCGCGTGAGGCAGCGCCTCGTTGCCGCCGGCGCCCTTGCTCGAACCTCTCCGCTCGAACTCGGCCTCTGGCTCTCCGCGCTTGCGGCGCGGTCGCTTCTCGACTCGCCTGACGCGCTCCCGCGCCTGGCTGATCAATTCGCCGAGCATGGGCTCCGCGTGCGTTCGCTCAACGGCTTCCCTTACGGGCACTTTCACGCGGAGCGCGTGAAGCACGCGGTCTATCACCCCTCGTGGGCCGACGGCGCGCGCCTGCTCTACACGCAGGACCTTGCAGAGATTCTGGCCACACTGCACGCCCTCGACCGGAGCGCCGGGCGCAGTGTCGTTGATCACGCCAGCATCAGCACGCTTCCGATCGGATGGCGCGCCGACATCGAGAAGTCGAAGCATGGCGCGGCGCTCGGCATGGCCGCGACTCACCTCGAACAGCTCGTTCGGTTCCTCGCGACCGTCGAGGAGCGACACGGCATCAGAGTCCATGTCGACCTCGAGCCTGAGCCGGGATGCTGGCTTGATCGAGCAGCGCAGGTCGCAGACTTCTTCCAGTTGCTGAGGATGCGCCCCAACGACCCCGACCCGCGCCGCTACCTCGGCGTCTGTCACGACACCTGCCACGCCGCAGTGATGTTCGAGACGCAGGACGAGGTCATCACCACGCTCGGTGCATCGCGGATTGCCGTCGGAAGAGTCCAGCTCTCAAGTGCACTTGAGGCGCGCTCAGCCAGTGAGATCGAGGCGCTCACGCGCATTGTGGAGCCGCGCTACCTGCACCAGACCGCGTGGCGCGATGAGTCGCAGCGACTTCACTTCTTCGAGGATCTGCCGCCGGCAGTCGAGGCGTTGCGTGCCGAGGGGTCCGTCGCGCAACACGGCACCGATTCGCGTGCAATCCGATGTCACCTGCATGTGCCGCTCGCCGTCGATCAGGTCGATGGCATCGGCACGACGCGATCGGAAGTCGAAGCCTTCTTTCGCGCATGGCCGGCGGATGTCGCCCTGCCCCCGCTCGAAGTGGAGACCTACACATGGTCGGTTCTCCCCGAGTCGATCCGGCGCACCCCGCTCGATGAGGGCATTGCCGCGGAGATCCTCTGGGCCACGGACGCGATGCGCCGATGTCGGCCACTCGCCGCGCCTGCGGGTCCAACTTCCGCGCCACTCGACCCGACGGCCGGGAGGCGCGCACGGTGA